The proteins below are encoded in one region of Mya arenaria isolate MELC-2E11 chromosome 15, ASM2691426v1:
- the LOC128219170 gene encoding uncharacterized protein LOC128219170 → MEIYFLYEYLSKTLDHLSAAEEIINRQEAVISELKKEINQKSVLLEKDETLQLTAVRLYHSQREVARYLELGYLNLIDHPDIAKEVRLTAYDARAQHLMTSGLMKKFTMTSKHVVQTLLPMIRDGVELQDADIVRDTFGQILDLAEDMKKESERTKASYYQIQGKVQKNLGEVDERNTTVMKTKGGVGLGDVQTLKEAATHLGDVDKLFTKIIKFWEDMAAATKYLKDDTKAGEVYLKKIEDERYQTRFLKSIERAEQNWGFFGQLCGAYVVETDKEIDFLYEYLSKPLDHLSAEERKNRKEAVLRELKEEIDQVYPQVEDITDEKDA, encoded by the exons ATGGAAATATATTTCCTGTACGAGTACCTGTCGAAAACCCTCGACCACTTGTCTGCTGCTGAAGAAATAATAAACAGACAGGAAGCGGTAATAAGTGAGCTGAAGAAAGAGATCAACCAG AAATCGGTGTTGCTTGAGAAAGATGAGACGCTGCAGCTCACCGCAGTTCGCCTATACCATTCCCAAAGGGAGGTGGCTCGATACCTTGAACTAGGCTACCTGAATTTGATCGACCATCCTGATATTGCAAAAGAG GTTCGCCTAACAGCTTACGATGCTCGAGCACAGCATTTGATGACGTCAGGCTTAATGAAGAAGTTTACCATGACGTCAAAACATGTTGTTCAAACGTTGTTGCCAATGATTCGTGACGGCGTCGAACTGCAG GACGCTGACATAGTCAGGGACACATTTGGGCAAATACTCGATCTTGCCGAGGATATGAAGAAAGAATCTGAAAGGACAAAAGCAAG TTATTATCAGATACAAGGAAAGGTTCAGAAAAACCTTGGAGAAGTTGACGAACGCAATACAACAGTCATGAAAACTAAAGGAGGAG TTGGCCTTGGTGACGTGCAAACCCTTAAGGAAGCGGCAACCCACTTGGGTGATGTGGACAAGCTTTTTACAAAGATAATTAAGTTTTGGGAAGATATGGCAGCGGCAACAAAGTACCTGAAAGATGACACCAAAGCCGGAGAAGTTTACCTTAAAAAGATAGAAGACGAACGGTACCAGACACGTTTTCTGAAGTCCATAGAAAGAGCTGAACag AACTGGGGATTTTTCGGGCAACTTTGCGGCGCTTATGTTGTGGAGACGGACAAGGAGATAGATTTCCTGTACGAGTACCTGTCAAAACCACTTGACCACTTGTCTGCTGAAGAAAGAAAGAATAGAAAGGAAGCTGTATTACGTGAGCTGAAGGAAGAGATCGACCAGGTTTACCCTCAGGTTGAAGACATAACCGACGAAAAAGACGCATAA